Below is a genomic region from Deltaproteobacteria bacterium.
GCTGGTCACTTTGAAAATCGTGAACCCTCCTTCTCTCACTGATGAAGAACGGGCGGGCTTTGAAAAACTGAGGGATGCATCTAAGTTTGATCCCCGTTCATTCTGATGAAACCAACTTTTGTCGTAGAGCATGTGCAAACTCAAAAGCACTTAGAAGATGCCCTGAGCGTACGCCGCCGGGTATTCATCGATGAGCAGTCTGTCCCCGAAAGTATCGAGAGAGACGAGTTTGACCAGTGGCGACCAGACCGCGACGATGTGTTGCATGTGGTGGGTTACCTCGGTGATAGAGCCGTCGCTGCGGGCCGGGTGGTGATGCGTGTGGCGAGCGGTGGAGTCCCAAAAATTGGGCGCATTGCTGTATTAAAAGAACTCCGCGGAGAAGGCCTAGGCGTTGAGATTATGAAGCATCTTCATGATTTAAGTGAATCTCGGGGCGCTTCAAGCGTGAAACTATCGGCGCAGTGCCAGGCATTGTCTTTTTACGTCTCGCTTGGTTACGAGCCTGTTGGCGACATTTATCTAGAAGCCAATATAGAACATCAAATGATGGAGTATCGTTTCGGGCGCTAGGGTTGCTCGCTTCGGCCAAGAGTGTGAAACTAGGCTCATCATGTCTGACAATGCAGTAATAGGCCAGGAACGGCGAATTTCAGAAAGACTACTGAGCTTGTGGAACGAGCTCCGTGGGGATGCGGAATTCCCTCAAGAAAGCGCTTTAGATATACAGCGGCTCAATGACTACTGGGAAAGTTGTTTTATCGTTGAGATCACTGAACGAGATAAAGAGCGTGACTACAAGTACAGTTACCTCGGTACCTCGATTATTGATGCGTACGGAGATGACCTTACGGGCAAGGAAGTCTACAACCACCTCATCGCGCCCTACAGTGAAATGCTTGTGCTTAAGTTCGAAACAGTCGTTGGTGATTTGGCAACTGTTACAGACGAGGCTGAGTTTACGAACTTGAAGGGTGCCCAAATACGGTACCGACAATGCCTTGTGCCTTTAGGGGGAACCCATGGGCGCGTAGGTTTTATTTTGGGAACCATGACTTGGTCTCAATATGAATTAGAAAGGCTTACCTAGCTGTGAGTGAAGAACAGAAGAGCATTGAAGCTTTCTTAGCTGGCTCGGCTTTCGCAGTAGTTGGGGCGTCGGCCAATCGCGAGAAATACGGCAATAAAATTTTACGTTGTTACATGCAGCATGATCTCCAGGCCATACCGGTTCATCCAGCACTTAACGAGGTGGAGGGCGAGCCTTGCTTTGAACAGCTCTCTGATTTGTGCACCATGGTCCATGGGGTTTCGATCATCACCCCACCGGCGGTAACCAACCAAATCATCGAAGAGATTATAGAGCTGGGCATTAAGCATGTTTGGATGCAGCCCGGCGCAGAATCCAAAGAGGCAATAGAGCGTGCACAAGAAGCGGGTATCAATTGTATCGCCGGCGGTCCCTGTCTTTTGGTTGTATTAGGTTATCGAGACAAGTGGACACCCGCCCGCTCAAGTTAAACTCAAGTTATCATTATCGCGGATTTTTTGACCTTAGCCGCTCTTGCTTCTAACAATTTATCAACAAAGTGCGTCTGTGTTTTGTTGATAAAAAGAAGGAGAGGCCCGTGAAAAGTTATCGACCCGTTCAGTCTGCAACGTTGCAGTCTTTGTCTGAATCCGACTCTTTAAAGCGTGCGACCTATTATTTGCGGCCCGAACAGATCAAAGCGTTGAAGCTTAGAGCAGTGCTGGGTGAGCGAAATCTATCGGACGTTGTGCGTGAAGCGATTGACCGCTACCTGACCCAGGTGGAATCTCAGGCGAAACCTGCGGCTTCGGTGCGTCACGAGGACGATATCTTATTCTGCGGTTAAGTGGCGCTGCGTGACATAGCGGTTATGCAATTTGTAAACCCTCTTTGAGTGCTAGTCTTCCCACCGGCCTCGAAAACAGGGGTATGGGTCGCGATATAGCGTTTTCACGTAGATTCTTTGGTTTGGTCCACAATATTTATACCTTAGAACCTAATTATTTCTTATTAGGTTAAACTTTTCTTCAATTAGTACGTCTTTCTTTTAGATTAGAGTTTCGCTAAATTTCTCTGTGAATTTCCCAAAATAGTCCCGAGAATAAAAAAATCCTCATATATTTCAAGGATGTAAACAAGTAACAGATTTGTTTGTAATTTTTTTGATCGGGGCCGGGAATTTCGTTCTGTACAGTAATACCAACGATTAATTGGGAAGCCCTGGGACTGCCCGGTTGTGGGAACTAAAAAAGTCCAATAATTCTAGTGATGTAAACAAATCACGCATGTGATTTGGCGATTTGGGCGATAAATAAATTCGTCCCTTGCTCCCGAGACGAATTTTCCTATCTTGAAAACCACTGAGCCCCGCGGTATTTGCGGCAACTTGATTTTTTCGAGTTCACGGTCGTTTGCATGAAGAGGAATGAGCATCATGAGTACAGCAACAGAAACTTTCACTTTTGAAACCCAGGCAAAGCAAATTCTGGAGTTGATGACTCACTCCGTCTATTCAAATCGCGAGATTTTCCTGCGCGAGTTGATTTCAAACGCGTCGGATGCACTCGACAAGCGCCGTTTTGAAGCCATTGAGAACAAAGACCTGCTCCCAGAAAACGAAGAGCTTTCAATCTGGGTTGAGGCCGACAAAGACACTCGAACCCTCACCATCCGTGACAACGGCATTGGTATGAGCCGCGAAGAAGTTATTACCAACATCGGTACGATTGCTCGCTCTGGCACCAAGGAATTTTTGTCCGCTTTGAAGGACAACAAAGATGCTATTGGTAGCCCTGATTTAATCGGTCAGTTTGGTGTTGGTTTCTATTCAATTTTCATGGTCGCGGATCATGCTGAGTTGATTACTCGCCGAGCTGGCGAAGAGACTGCTACCAAGTGGGTATCCACTGGCGATGGTACATACAGCATTGAGGCCACTGAGAAGGCAGCGGTGGGTACAACCATCAGCATGAAGCTCAAGGAAACAGACGAAGAAGACGGCCAGAAAGATTTCGCGACCGAATATGTCATTCGCGAGATTGTGAAGCGTTACTCCGACTTCGTATCTTACCCAATTAAGATGGACGTTGAGCGCGAAGAGCAAGAGCGTGATGAGGAAGG
It encodes:
- a CDS encoding CoA-binding protein; its protein translation is MSEEQKSIEAFLAGSAFAVVGASANREKYGNKILRCYMQHDLQAIPVHPALNEVEGEPCFEQLSDLCTMVHGVSIITPPAVTNQIIEEIIELGIKHVWMQPGAESKEAIERAQEAGINCIAGGPCLLVVLGYRDKWTPARSS
- a CDS encoding PAS domain-containing protein encodes the protein MSDNAVIGQERRISERLLSLWNELRGDAEFPQESALDIQRLNDYWESCFIVEITERDKERDYKYSYLGTSIIDAYGDDLTGKEVYNHLIAPYSEMLVLKFETVVGDLATVTDEAEFTNLKGAQIRYRQCLVPLGGTHGRVGFILGTMTWSQYELERLT
- a CDS encoding GNAT family N-acetyltransferase, which encodes MKPTFVVEHVQTQKHLEDALSVRRRVFIDEQSVPESIERDEFDQWRPDRDDVLHVVGYLGDRAVAAGRVVMRVASGGVPKIGRIAVLKELRGEGLGVEIMKHLHDLSESRGASSVKLSAQCQALSFYVSLGYEPVGDIYLEANIEHQMMEYRFGR